Proteins encoded within one genomic window of Prosthecobacter fusiformis:
- a CDS encoding S1 family peptidase yields the protein MSSSPHRSLENLFSALFLTSVCFTGTLAAQEKDKPQKPPVSDAVLNPLAPRPAEAPPLPVPPELPDSGFPVDVNEYENPLLHFEGAPTDLSLAEELDADLLPPISPYLPGEPAEESPSVTPEQQKLMAMGARVATSVMGVRVWDSFGVLLASGIGSYVTADGIILTDAGLLHPEIAGKADYITLVGADGTSDRVSGFYIVDTVSGVALLQSENMDSIPLDLNPGQDFGQEQRSHVLAMSEKRGLVLAEARVQSDSAITALGWLNVRGDDSPGAVGSPVLDDEGRMTAMIGMQVPLKSWKNYALPVDAAALALRQKRAPLRPLKDLPKKPGVGDVVKDPAFIEAFQTLEQKLFELALRKLIQLTRKYPRSAECWALLGLCATHLGAAPEAVNCQRKAVALDPKAGLYWHQLAFAKLRDTPTTAEQTEEDRDALIQAVQQRPNDQVAWLLLASRHVRDGELTKADDALRRVTLLAPEYAQAHYLQAYVRGRLKDYTGAQTAISQSLKLNSSSSEAWYYQGLLFDKRNDPREAAKAYRNAVRLRPDHPQAWMNLAHAYKKAGLGTEARQAFIEHQKRNKNAGA from the coding sequence ATGTCATCGTCCCCGCACAGATCCCTCGAAAACCTCTTTTCGGCTCTGTTTCTCACATCCGTTTGCTTCACCGGCACCCTTGCTGCCCAGGAAAAGGACAAGCCGCAAAAACCACCGGTCTCGGATGCGGTTTTGAATCCCCTGGCACCGCGCCCGGCAGAGGCCCCTCCCCTGCCCGTCCCGCCTGAACTGCCAGACTCGGGTTTCCCAGTGGATGTCAACGAATACGAAAACCCGCTCCTCCACTTTGAAGGCGCACCCACCGACCTGTCCTTGGCTGAAGAGCTGGATGCGGATCTGCTGCCCCCCATTTCCCCCTACCTGCCTGGGGAACCCGCAGAGGAATCCCCGTCCGTGACGCCTGAGCAACAGAAGCTCATGGCCATGGGTGCCCGCGTGGCCACTTCCGTCATGGGCGTACGCGTTTGGGATTCCTTTGGAGTCCTGCTGGCCTCCGGCATCGGCAGTTATGTGACGGCGGATGGCATTATCCTCACCGATGCAGGTCTGCTGCACCCGGAGATCGCCGGAAAAGCGGATTACATCACCCTCGTCGGTGCCGATGGCACCAGTGACCGGGTCAGCGGTTTTTACATTGTGGATACCGTTTCCGGCGTGGCTTTGCTCCAGAGTGAAAACATGGATTCCATCCCTCTCGACCTCAACCCCGGACAGGACTTTGGCCAGGAGCAACGCAGCCACGTGCTGGCGATGTCGGAGAAACGCGGCCTCGTGCTGGCTGAAGCCCGCGTGCAATCTGACAGCGCCATCACAGCCCTAGGCTGGCTGAACGTGCGCGGTGACGACTCTCCGGGTGCTGTCGGATCCCCCGTCCTGGATGATGAAGGCCGCATGACGGCAATGATCGGCATGCAGGTGCCGTTGAAGAGCTGGAAAAACTATGCCCTGCCCGTGGATGCTGCCGCTTTGGCTTTGCGGCAAAAACGCGCCCCTTTGCGCCCCCTCAAGGACCTGCCGAAAAAACCCGGTGTGGGTGATGTGGTAAAAGATCCAGCTTTCATAGAAGCCTTTCAGACACTGGAGCAAAAACTCTTTGAGCTGGCCCTGCGAAAGCTCATCCAGCTCACACGAAAATACCCACGCAGCGCGGAATGCTGGGCTCTCCTGGGCCTGTGCGCCACCCATCTGGGCGCTGCGCCTGAGGCGGTCAATTGCCAGCGCAAAGCTGTGGCGCTGGACCCCAAGGCTGGTCTCTACTGGCACCAGCTCGCCTTTGCCAAATTGCGCGATACACCGACCACGGCCGAGCAGACGGAAGAGGATCGCGATGCTCTCATCCAGGCCGTGCAGCAACGGCCGAATGATCAGGTCGCCTGGCTTTTGCTCGCCAGCCGCCATGTGCGGGATGGTGAACTCACCAAGGCCGACGATGCTCTGCGACGTGTCACCCTGCTGGCTCCTGAGTATGCCCAGGCGCATTATTTGCAGGCCTATGTGCGCGGTCGCCTGAAAGACTACACGGGAGCCCAGACCGCTATTTCACAAAGCCTCAAGCTGAATTCCAGCTCCTCCGAAGCCTGGTATTATCAGGGGTTGCTCTTTGATAAGCGCAATGACCCGCGGGAGGCAGCCAAGGCTTATCGCAATGCCGTGCGTTTGCGCCCGGACCATCCTCAAGCCTGGATGAACCTGGCCCATGCCTATAAAAAAGCAGGCCTCGGCACCGAAGCCCGGCAGGCTTTCATTGAGCATCAAAAGCGGAATAAAAACGCAGGTGCCTAA
- a CDS encoding GNAT family N-acetyltransferase: MALPTLGGNGLSCFPPQAGLGCYIVFVVAGGFREYGNVRNRTSLFTSSPPSRPVASMIRHATPEDARRIAEIQVAAWRSAYRGILPDEFLDQLNVEERENVWRGACGRAESALWVRMMDAEVAGFCHVTPSRDEDGQGVVEVTSIYLDPEQRRRGLGRELMGVALTFAVERGYGGISLWVLVENLAARQFYEAIGFRPDGCLKQEEGSGVCFNEMRYVWKVGGDLKANELLPAHQDLLNARRCRGASGESSLHDWDEVNGGIGMNHFLHTQI; the protein is encoded by the coding sequence ATGGCTTTGCCAACCTTGGGTGGCAACGGCCTTTCCTGCTTCCCTCCGCAAGCAGGGCTGGGCTGCTACATCGTTTTTGTTGTAGCTGGCGGGTTCCGCGAATACGGGAATGTCAGGAACCGCACATCCCTCTTTACTTCTTCCCCACCTTCTCGTCCCGTAGCTTCCATGATTCGTCACGCCACACCTGAGGATGCCAGGAGGATTGCGGAGATCCAGGTGGCTGCGTGGAGGTCGGCTTACCGGGGGATTTTGCCGGATGAGTTCCTGGATCAGTTGAACGTAGAGGAGCGAGAAAACGTTTGGCGTGGTGCTTGTGGTAGGGCGGAGTCTGCTTTGTGGGTGAGGATGATGGATGCGGAGGTGGCGGGGTTTTGTCATGTGACGCCGTCACGCGATGAAGATGGTCAGGGAGTGGTAGAGGTGACTTCCATTTATCTGGATCCCGAGCAGCGGCGACGTGGCCTGGGGCGGGAGTTGATGGGGGTGGCGCTGACGTTTGCGGTGGAGCGGGGATATGGAGGGATCAGCCTGTGGGTGCTGGTGGAAAATCTGGCGGCTCGGCAGTTTTATGAGGCGATCGGGTTTCGCCCGGATGGCTGTCTGAAGCAGGAGGAAGGATCTGGAGTTTGCTTCAATGAGATGCGGTATGTCTGGAAGGTGGGTGGGGATTTGAAAGCGAATGAACTGCTTCCGGCCCACCAGGATTTACTGAATGCTCGGCGGTGTAGGGGGGCGTCTGGCGAGTCGAGCCTGCATGACTGGGATGAGGTGAACGGTGGGATAGGCATGAATCATTTTCTTCACACGCAGATCTGA
- the nspC gene encoding carboxynorspermidine decarboxylase has protein sequence MAPTPPHVFEQPAPAFDVSAVETPAYVVDLGLLKRNLEKLADVQQRSGARILLALKGFSMFSTFPLVRQYLHGCCASGIHEALLAHEEFGKELHVYAPAFKDAEMQELIPIAHHLSFNSPAQWQRFRPMLEAARAAGLHVPSPGIRVNPEHSEVECSLYDPCSPECRLGTRAEHLENTDLSGLEGLHFHALCEQDSDVLERTLAAVEARFPKLLAQAKWVNMGGGHHITRNDYDVERLVRVIRSFRERWGKEVYLEPGEAIALNTGYLIASVQDIVPTEMPTAILDTSATAHMPDTLEMPYRPHVVGSDLPGVLPYTYRLGGLTCLAGDVINEYSFPQPLQLGQKLVFTDMAHYTMVKTSTFNGVPHPDIDLYDPATGELRVVRRFGYEDFKRKLS, from the coding sequence ATGGCACCTACCCCTCCGCATGTCTTTGAGCAGCCCGCTCCCGCTTTCGATGTCTCTGCTGTCGAGACGCCTGCCTACGTGGTGGATCTGGGGCTGTTGAAACGGAACCTTGAGAAATTGGCGGATGTACAGCAGCGCTCGGGTGCTCGCATCCTGCTGGCGTTGAAGGGTTTTTCCATGTTTTCCACTTTTCCCCTGGTGCGGCAATATCTGCACGGCTGCTGCGCCAGTGGCATCCATGAGGCGCTGCTGGCCCATGAGGAATTTGGTAAGGAGCTGCATGTTTATGCACCTGCATTTAAGGATGCGGAAATGCAGGAGCTGATCCCCATCGCCCATCATCTCAGCTTTAACTCACCTGCCCAGTGGCAGCGCTTCCGCCCGATGCTGGAGGCTGCGCGTGCCGCCGGGTTGCATGTGCCCAGCCCTGGCATCCGGGTAAATCCGGAGCATAGCGAGGTGGAATGCAGTCTGTATGATCCCTGCTCGCCCGAGTGCCGTCTGGGTACGCGGGCGGAGCATCTGGAAAACACAGACCTTTCCGGTCTGGAGGGGCTGCATTTCCATGCGTTGTGTGAACAGGATTCCGATGTGCTGGAGCGCACGCTGGCAGCTGTGGAGGCGCGGTTTCCCAAGCTGCTTGCCCAGGCGAAATGGGTAAACATGGGCGGTGGCCACCACATTACACGCAATGACTACGATGTGGAACGGCTGGTGAGGGTGATCCGCAGCTTCCGCGAGCGCTGGGGCAAGGAGGTGTATCTGGAGCCGGGCGAGGCCATCGCTCTGAATACGGGATACCTTATCGCCAGCGTGCAGGACATCGTGCCTACGGAGATGCCTACGGCCATCCTGGATACCTCCGCCACGGCGCACATGCCGGATACGCTGGAGATGCCTTATCGCCCGCATGTGGTGGGCAGTGATCTGCCGGGTGTGCTTCCTTATACTTACCGGCTGGGCGGACTGACCTGTCTGGCGGGGGATGTGATCAACGAATACAGCTTCCCGCAGCCTTTGCAGTTAGGCCAGAAACTGGTCTTTACCGACATGGCTCATTATACGATGGTGAAAACGAGCACCTTCAACGGCGTGCCGCATCCTGACATTGATCTTTATGATCCGGCAACGGGAGAACTGCGAGTGGTGCGGCGTTTCGGGTATGAGGATTTTAAAAGGAAACTTTCTTGA
- the sucC gene encoding ADP-forming succinate--CoA ligase subunit beta gives MNIHEYQAKELFDKFGVATPPGKVASTAEEAGKIAEELGGAGLVVKAQVHAGGRGKGTFKNGFKGGVHVINTAAEAQDIAGKMLGQTLVTHQTGPEGKLVSKVLIAKAVDISKEHYFAILFDRQSSSHALIASTEGGMNIEEVAEKTPEKIVKEFVHPTLGLQSYQARKIAASLGLKGPQANQTVKLVTALWNLYIKSDCSLVEVNPLAITTDGQVVALDAKFNFDDNALYRQKDVVAMRDTTEEDPREVAASEFGLSYIGLDGNIACLVNGAGLAMSTMDIIKLHGGEPANFLDVGGGATKEQVTAAFKIILGDPNVKGILVNIFGGIMDCDIIANGIIAAAQEVSLNIPLVVRLEGNNVEAGKATLAGSGLAITSADGLTDAAQKIVAAVGKAA, from the coding sequence ATGAACATCCACGAATACCAGGCCAAAGAACTGTTTGATAAATTTGGTGTCGCCACACCTCCCGGCAAAGTCGCCTCCACTGCTGAAGAGGCAGGTAAGATCGCTGAAGAACTGGGCGGAGCAGGTCTGGTGGTGAAGGCCCAGGTGCATGCGGGCGGACGCGGCAAGGGCACTTTCAAAAACGGCTTCAAAGGCGGCGTGCACGTGATCAACACAGCGGCTGAGGCGCAGGACATCGCGGGTAAGATGCTGGGCCAGACCCTGGTGACACACCAGACCGGACCTGAAGGCAAGCTGGTGAGCAAGGTCCTCATCGCCAAGGCGGTGGACATCTCCAAGGAGCATTATTTTGCCATCCTTTTCGACCGCCAGAGCAGCAGCCACGCCCTCATCGCCAGCACCGAAGGCGGCATGAACATCGAAGAAGTGGCCGAGAAGACCCCTGAGAAGATCGTCAAGGAATTCGTGCACCCGACGCTGGGTCTGCAGAGCTATCAGGCACGCAAGATTGCCGCCTCCCTGGGCCTGAAAGGTCCGCAAGCAAACCAGACCGTGAAGCTGGTGACGGCCCTCTGGAACCTTTACATCAAGAGCGATTGCTCCCTGGTGGAAGTGAACCCGCTGGCGATCACCACAGACGGCCAGGTGGTTGCCCTGGATGCCAAGTTTAACTTTGACGACAACGCTCTTTATCGTCAGAAGGACGTCGTCGCCATGCGCGACACGACTGAAGAAGATCCCCGCGAAGTGGCCGCCAGCGAATTTGGCCTGAGCTACATCGGCCTGGATGGCAACATTGCCTGCCTCGTCAACGGTGCCGGTCTTGCCATGAGCACGATGGACATCATCAAGCTGCACGGTGGTGAGCCTGCCAACTTCCTGGACGTGGGCGGTGGCGCGACGAAGGAGCAGGTGACAGCCGCTTTCAAAATCATCCTGGGCGACCCGAATGTGAAGGGCATCCTGGTGAACATCTTTGGCGGCATCATGGACTGCGACATCATTGCCAACGGCATCATCGCCGCAGCGCAGGAAGTGTCCCTGAACATTCCTCTGGTTGTGCGTCTGGAAGGCAACAACGTGGAAGCAGGCAAGGCCACCCTGGCCGGCAGCGGCCTGGCCATCACCAGCGCCGACGGCTTGACCGATGCTGCGCAGAAAATCGTGGCGGCGGTGGGCAAGGCTGCGTAA
- a CDS encoding acyltransferase family protein: MNPHRNQTIDAAKLFLAFGVVFVHLGPSDTPWLNKSFNTVTVPGFIILALYFFIHRISAFAQTPRASFQILQLDRLAVPYVSWTLIYLLLRLVKHHSQQSEFSPDWLQLLLYGGAGVQLYYLPFLLLCQAWLLVFGLIHYRKHIVLAIALICSACLFGHTGASQNYFMFDEAIPRSLLYAALGLILYFAAPENKYQGGTIIIGLIVILLLIALNMLGISATWLRIISGPLAGYAISSVFLALPKLSVSSKICTIALGSSYGIYLIHHGLIEVFEVLAERLGFSLIPYSLSEKILVIPIVCVVCIILAMFIRRSPQLRYLLLGEAYKRRL; this comes from the coding sequence ATGAATCCCCACCGCAACCAGACTATTGATGCTGCCAAGCTATTCTTGGCATTTGGTGTTGTCTTTGTCCATTTAGGACCAAGCGACACCCCCTGGCTGAATAAATCGTTTAATACTGTGACGGTGCCAGGATTCATCATATTGGCACTGTATTTTTTCATTCACAGGATTTCCGCATTTGCCCAAACACCGAGAGCTTCATTTCAAATTCTACAGTTAGATAGATTAGCCGTCCCCTATGTCTCATGGACGTTGATTTATCTCCTCTTGCGTCTTGTGAAGCATCACTCACAGCAAAGCGAATTTTCTCCTGACTGGCTACAATTGTTACTTTATGGCGGAGCAGGTGTTCAGCTCTATTATCTCCCCTTTCTATTGCTTTGCCAGGCATGGTTACTCGTATTTGGTCTTATTCATTATCGAAAACATATAGTCCTAGCTATAGCACTCATCTGTTCCGCATGTCTTTTTGGCCACACCGGGGCTTCTCAAAATTACTTTATGTTTGATGAAGCCATACCCCGCAGTCTCCTTTATGCAGCACTTGGCTTGATTTTATATTTTGCAGCCCCTGAAAATAAATATCAAGGAGGAACCATCATTATAGGACTGATCGTCATCCTATTATTAATAGCTTTGAATATGCTTGGCATTTCGGCAACCTGGCTCAGGATCATTAGCGGGCCATTGGCTGGCTATGCTATCAGCAGTGTCTTTTTAGCACTTCCCAAGTTGAGTGTATCATCGAAAATATGCACTATTGCATTGGGTTCAAGTTACGGCATTTATTTAATTCACCACGGGTTGATTGAGGTTTTTGAAGTTTTAGCTGAGAGACTCGGCTTTAGTCTGATCCCGTACAGTTTAAGTGAAAAAATTCTGGTTATACCCATCGTCTGCGTGGTCTGCATCATTCTGGCTATGTTTATTAGGCGCAGCCCACAATTGCGGTATCTTTTACTTGGAGAAGCTTACAAACGAAGACTTTGA
- a CDS encoding AAA family ATPase: MRLHSITVRHYRRHLELRVDLDPARTLIGGPNESGKSTLVEATHRALFLRAKGNSKEHKEMLSLTHGGKPEVELEFEAEGRRYTLVKSFKGAGGMARLTQAGGSSWQGDEAEERLASLLKVNGGGRKSGEQWSHLWVWQGSSANDPLIQANTERESLVQRLQSQGGAAVIQSPLDARIAEHFAVQMKVAFQEKGEPRKNSDLGQALQAEEVATEAETVAQASVQKLQQAILQHEQAAVQMAEAEAALRHMESERAALAHRSAEVNRLRQVEQEAGRQVQAARKAYEARLATQQTIEQLQRNLDSLLTELAPQQARQESLTQSVATARKLAAECESSSHAAEDVVSNMRALHDYALALSTLAEKERHLLHLTRQEQVVNDLLAKRAELEKKIGTLPKIDPATLTSLQALERAQDKALTLLNSVATEIELLTTDVPVQVGDQELKAGLPLTLTTDTDVLIGNTKLRLRPGGGTSLAEARAKEKEARRKLDESFTTYGVKSLQEAVAISAERDRLQGDWKALTAELKGLAYEKLQADLTEAKRSFAAAETEVAHRRQDDFPANPNPVETKLALAAAETALQTCRLQRDQAASSLKKHEAALNTQAEALRENMRRLEEVKIRLTVLNEHEGPDNERAEALKKAALDVAQADAQLASAHQDLQFHHPDDLPSDQARFDRAHQSQSDKKADAQKRHIEAATLLRSDGTTDPTTALALATARAQAARANREAAHRHAYAMRRVHELILEEQHTLADRFTRPLAERVEGYLQRLFGPGVSVTVTMQNNSFEGLSLSRQGQPAFSFETLSQGASEQVAAAFRLAMAEILAESHNGCLPVVFDDAFAHSDPARVQSLHRMLDLAATRGLQIILLTCTPADYAMMGAAELRLDS; this comes from the coding sequence ATGCGCCTTCATTCCATCACCGTCCGCCACTACCGCCGCCACCTGGAGCTGCGTGTGGATTTGGACCCGGCGCGCACGCTCATCGGCGGCCCGAATGAATCCGGTAAAAGCACTCTGGTGGAAGCCACCCACCGCGCCTTGTTTCTCAGGGCCAAGGGCAATAGCAAAGAGCACAAGGAGATGCTTTCCCTCACGCACGGTGGCAAGCCGGAGGTCGAGCTGGAATTCGAAGCCGAAGGCCGCCGCTACACACTGGTCAAAAGCTTCAAAGGCGCAGGTGGCATGGCGCGGCTGACCCAGGCCGGAGGCAGCTCATGGCAGGGTGATGAAGCGGAAGAACGCCTGGCCAGCCTGCTCAAAGTCAATGGCGGCGGGCGCAAATCCGGGGAGCAATGGAGCCACCTCTGGGTCTGGCAGGGCAGCTCGGCCAATGACCCGCTCATTCAGGCGAATACAGAACGTGAGTCCCTGGTGCAACGCCTGCAATCCCAGGGTGGCGCAGCCGTCATCCAGTCTCCACTGGATGCCCGCATTGCAGAACATTTCGCGGTCCAAATGAAAGTGGCTTTTCAAGAGAAAGGCGAGCCAAGAAAGAACTCAGATTTGGGCCAGGCTTTGCAGGCTGAGGAGGTCGCCACAGAAGCAGAAACCGTGGCCCAGGCCAGTGTGCAAAAGCTGCAACAAGCCATCCTTCAGCATGAGCAGGCTGCGGTGCAAATGGCGGAAGCAGAAGCCGCCCTGCGTCACATGGAATCCGAACGCGCCGCCCTGGCTCACCGTAGCGCCGAGGTGAACCGTCTCCGGCAGGTGGAGCAAGAAGCAGGCAGACAGGTCCAGGCAGCCCGCAAAGCCTATGAAGCCCGTTTGGCCACCCAGCAGACCATTGAGCAACTGCAAAGGAACCTCGACAGCCTGCTCACTGAACTAGCACCGCAGCAGGCACGCCAGGAATCCCTGACTCAGTCAGTCGCCACAGCACGCAAGCTGGCAGCCGAATGTGAAAGCTCCAGCCACGCCGCAGAAGATGTCGTGAGCAACATGCGTGCCCTTCATGACTATGCTCTTGCCCTGTCCACTCTGGCTGAAAAGGAGCGCCATCTACTTCACCTGACACGGCAGGAACAAGTCGTGAACGACCTCCTGGCCAAACGTGCTGAGCTTGAGAAAAAGATCGGAACGCTGCCCAAAATCGACCCAGCAACACTCACCTCGCTTCAAGCTCTGGAACGTGCGCAGGACAAGGCACTCACCTTGCTTAACAGCGTGGCCACAGAGATCGAACTCCTGACCACTGATGTCCCCGTCCAGGTCGGTGATCAGGAATTGAAAGCAGGGCTGCCACTCACCCTAACCACTGATACCGATGTTCTTATCGGCAATACCAAGCTGAGACTCCGCCCCGGTGGTGGCACGAGCTTGGCCGAGGCCAGAGCCAAGGAGAAAGAAGCCCGGCGCAAACTCGATGAATCCTTCACTACCTATGGCGTGAAGTCCTTGCAAGAAGCTGTCGCCATCTCCGCAGAGCGTGACCGGCTGCAGGGGGACTGGAAAGCGCTGACTGCGGAACTCAAAGGCCTGGCTTACGAAAAATTGCAGGCAGATCTTACCGAGGCTAAACGCTCTTTTGCAGCCGCCGAAACAGAGGTTGCGCACCGGAGGCAAGACGATTTCCCGGCAAATCCAAACCCCGTGGAAACCAAGCTAGCGCTTGCGGCTGCTGAGACCGCGCTTCAGACCTGCCGCTTGCAGAGAGACCAAGCCGCCTCTTCATTAAAGAAGCACGAAGCCGCCCTCAACACCCAGGCCGAAGCCCTGCGTGAAAACATGCGTCGGCTGGAGGAGGTCAAAATACGCCTGACTGTTTTAAATGAGCATGAAGGCCCGGATAACGAACGCGCGGAAGCCTTGAAAAAAGCGGCTTTGGATGTCGCCCAGGCTGACGCCCAGCTAGCCTCTGCTCATCAAGATTTACAGTTCCATCACCCTGACGATTTACCGTCGGATCAAGCGCGTTTTGACCGCGCCCATCAAAGCCAGAGTGATAAAAAAGCAGACGCTCAAAAAAGACACATCGAAGCCGCCACCCTCCTCCGCAGTGACGGCACGACAGATCCAACCACGGCCCTGGCCCTAGCTACTGCACGGGCGCAGGCCGCCCGTGCCAACCGCGAAGCTGCCCATCGTCATGCCTACGCCATGCGCCGTGTGCATGAACTCATCCTGGAAGAGCAGCACACCCTGGCGGACCGGTTCACGCGGCCACTGGCCGAACGCGTGGAAGGTTATTTGCAACGTTTGTTTGGCCCAGGCGTGAGTGTCACCGTGACCATGCAAAACAATTCCTTCGAAGGCCTTTCCTTGAGCCGACAGGGCCAGCCAGCGTTTTCCTTTGAAACGCTCAGCCAGGGAGCCAGTGAGCAAGTTGCCGCAGCCTTCCGCCTGGCCATGGCTGAAATCTTGGCCGAGTCCCACAACGGCTGCCTCCCCGTCGTCTTCGACGATGCCTTCGCCCACTCTGATCCCGCCCGTGTGCAGAGCCTCCATCGCATGCTCGATCTCGCCGCCACCCGCGGCCTTCAGATCATCCTGCTCACCTGTACCCCCGCCGACTATGCCATGATGGGAGCAGCGGAATTACGATTAGACAGTTGA
- a CDS encoding RluA family pseudouridine synthase has product MSSAEPPAITTCPILHRDRFIVIVNKPAGILSHPNTNRSTEQAAFEGRYDLETQCFDGPGGKVWLIHRLDQDTSGILLGALDEKTAEKCLLMFEEDAVQKQYLALVRGHPGKEGTWLDHLATSREKGRVRTSVIKGRQPNAELDFQTLAHHSGERLSLLNIHLITGKTHQIRVQASSRQHHLLGDDVYGHFELNRKLRKDLSLKRLFLHAHTLTLKHPASGQRLQVKAPLPPDLASVLDKLGITL; this is encoded by the coding sequence ATGTCTTCGGCTGAGCCTCCTGCCATCACCACTTGTCCCATTCTGCATCGGGACCGCTTCATCGTGATCGTCAATAAACCAGCCGGGATACTCTCGCATCCGAACACGAATCGCAGCACCGAGCAGGCCGCCTTTGAAGGACGATACGACCTCGAGACCCAGTGCTTCGACGGCCCTGGGGGAAAGGTCTGGCTCATTCACCGGCTGGACCAAGATACCTCGGGCATCCTTCTCGGTGCCTTGGATGAAAAGACGGCGGAAAAATGCCTCCTCATGTTCGAGGAAGATGCGGTGCAAAAGCAATACTTGGCCCTTGTCCGTGGCCATCCGGGCAAAGAAGGCACCTGGCTGGATCATCTGGCCACCAGTCGGGAAAAAGGCCGCGTGCGCACCAGTGTCATTAAAGGCCGCCAGCCCAATGCCGAACTGGATTTCCAAACCCTGGCCCACCATTCTGGAGAACGGCTTTCCCTACTCAACATCCACCTCATCACAGGCAAGACCCATCAGATCCGTGTCCAGGCCTCATCACGACAGCATCATTTGTTAGGCGATGATGTTTATGGTCACTTCGAGCTAAACCGAAAACTGCGCAAAGACCTCTCTTTAAAACGACTGTTTCTCCACGCTCATACCCTGACCCTCAAGCATCCCGCCAGCGGACAGCGCCTGCAAGTGAAGGCACCGCTGCCCCCGGATCTCGCCAGTGTTCTCGATAAACTCGGCATCACCCTGTAG
- a CDS encoding VOC family protein codes for MLKVTEFAFTGYSVTDMKRAREFYENVLNLKVASTFGEDLEKPEWVEYEVGPHVLALCIGGDMWKPSKDGGGVALEVEDFEASLQWLKNKGVEPYFGPYESPVCHMALVNDPDGNSICIHKRKPGHH; via the coding sequence ATGCTCAAAGTCACCGAATTTGCTTTTACCGGGTACAGCGTTACCGACATGAAACGCGCACGTGAATTTTATGAGAACGTGCTGAACCTCAAGGTCGCCTCGACGTTTGGGGAGGATCTGGAGAAGCCGGAATGGGTGGAGTATGAGGTGGGGCCGCATGTGCTAGCGCTATGCATTGGCGGGGACATGTGGAAACCGAGCAAGGACGGTGGCGGGGTGGCGCTAGAGGTGGAGGACTTTGAGGCGTCTCTACAGTGGCTGAAGAACAAGGGCGTGGAGCCCTACTTTGGGCCGTATGAATCTCCGGTCTGTCACATGGCGCTGGTCAATGACCCGGATGGTAACTCCATCTGCATCCACAAGCGGAAGCCGGGGCATCACTGA